In Bradyrhizobium guangxiense, the following are encoded in one genomic region:
- the cpaB gene encoding Flp pilus assembly protein CpaB, translating into MNRARIVVLTVAICAGGVAAYLASGSDNTAPPPAAPVAQLPTVDVLVAKNDIGLGQTVKPDDVQWQTWPAATASATFIRRNERPDGATQVTGSIARAPFIQGEPIRDQKLVKAEGSGFMAAILPSGMRAISTEISPETGAGGFILPNDRVDVLLTRRLKNPDQASGAPDIVTSEIILANIRVLAIDQAPKEKDGQNSVVGKTVTLELNPAQTATLSAARQSGTLSLALRSIVDVKMSEITLDDSAQKRDGISIIRYGIPSQTAKAR; encoded by the coding sequence ATGAATAGGGCACGCATTGTCGTCCTGACGGTCGCCATCTGCGCCGGCGGTGTCGCCGCGTACCTGGCGAGCGGTTCGGACAATACTGCGCCGCCTCCGGCGGCCCCGGTCGCGCAGCTTCCGACCGTCGACGTTCTCGTGGCCAAGAACGACATCGGCCTCGGCCAGACCGTGAAGCCGGACGACGTGCAATGGCAGACCTGGCCGGCCGCGACCGCCAGCGCCACCTTCATCCGTCGCAACGAGCGTCCCGACGGCGCCACCCAGGTCACCGGTTCGATCGCGCGCGCGCCCTTCATTCAAGGCGAGCCGATCCGCGATCAGAAGCTGGTCAAGGCCGAAGGCTCAGGCTTCATGGCGGCAATCCTGCCCAGCGGCATGCGGGCGATCTCGACCGAGATCTCGCCGGAGACCGGCGCAGGCGGCTTCATCCTGCCCAACGATCGCGTCGACGTTCTTCTCACCCGCCGGCTGAAGAACCCGGACCAGGCCAGCGGCGCCCCCGACATCGTCACCTCCGAGATCATCCTGGCCAATATCCGCGTCCTGGCGATCGACCAGGCGCCAAAGGAAAAAGACGGCCAGAATTCGGTAGTCGGCAAGACCGTCACGCTCGAGCTCAATCCCGCCCAGACCGCGACACTCTCCGCGGCACGCCAGAGCGGCACGCTGTCGCTGGCGCTGCGCAGCATCGTCGACGTCAAGATGAGCGAAATCACGCTCGATGATTCCGCGCAGAAGCGAGACGGTATTTCGATCATCCGCTACGGAATTCCGAGCCAGACGGCGAAAGCACGATGA
- a CDS encoding A24 family peptidase, with protein sequence MILDLARLLLFPALMAFAAASDLFTMTISNRVSLALVAGFFALAFAGGMAPYEMLSHVGAGALLLAVAFTCFAMGWVGGGDAKVAASVALWFGFAQLMNFLLYASLFGGALTLLLLQFRQWPLPYGLAGQAWLARLHAKESGIPYGIALALSALMVYPETEWVKAIDLAHLALR encoded by the coding sequence ATGATCCTCGACCTTGCGCGCCTTCTGCTCTTCCCGGCCCTGATGGCGTTCGCCGCCGCGAGCGATCTCTTCACCATGACGATCTCGAACCGCGTGTCGCTGGCGCTGGTCGCGGGCTTCTTCGCGCTCGCTTTCGCCGGTGGCATGGCACCTTACGAGATGCTGAGTCATGTTGGCGCCGGCGCGCTTCTCCTCGCTGTGGCGTTTACCTGCTTCGCGATGGGCTGGGTCGGCGGCGGCGACGCCAAGGTCGCGGCCTCCGTCGCGCTCTGGTTCGGCTTCGCACAGCTGATGAACTTCCTGCTCTACGCCTCGCTGTTCGGCGGCGCGCTGACATTGCTGCTGCTCCAGTTCCGGCAATGGCCGCTGCCCTATGGGCTGGCGGGCCAGGCCTGGCTCGCACGGCTGCACGCCAAGGAGAGCGGCATCCCCTACGGCATCGCGCTCGCGCTGAGCGCGCTGATGGTCTACCCGGAGACCGAATGGGTGAAGGCGATCGATCTCGCTCACCTCGCACTGCGCTGA
- a CDS encoding type II and III secretion system protein family protein, translated as MKCRVDLATMRTSAVRALSFTAALALALNPVLTPAVAADYRPAASAAADGQINARFLSLGVGKSIVIDLPRDIKDVLVADPKIANAVVRSAQRAYIIGATVGQTNIVFFDSAGQQIAAYDIAVKRDLNGVRAALKQILPNSDIQIDGLGDGIVLTGTAANPMEAQQANELAARLAGGADKVVNSIVVRGRDQVMLKVTVAEVQRNIVKQLGIDLSANLNYGTSVVSFTNANPFTALGKNLVDGNNLTTKFGAAPSVQATLRAMETAGVIRTLAEPNLTAISGESATFIAGGEFPVPAGYACDPTTHVCTTQISFKKFGISLNFTPVVLSEGKISLRVMTEVSELSNENAITLSQAVTTSTVNSLTVPSIRTRRAETSLEIPSGGAMAMAGLIQQQTKQAISGLPGLMQLPVLGTLFRSRDFVNNATELCVIVTPYVVRAVAPKDLSRPDDGFAPPVDPQAQLIGNINRIYGVPGRTEPAKNYRGTYGFITD; from the coding sequence ATGAAATGCAGGGTGGATCTGGCGACGATGCGGACCTCGGCGGTTCGCGCCCTGTCGTTCACGGCCGCTCTCGCGCTGGCGCTCAACCCGGTGCTGACCCCCGCGGTCGCCGCCGATTACCGTCCGGCGGCGTCGGCCGCGGCGGACGGCCAGATAAACGCGCGCTTCCTCTCGCTCGGCGTCGGCAAGTCGATCGTGATCGACCTGCCGCGCGACATCAAGGATGTGCTGGTCGCCGATCCCAAGATCGCCAACGCGGTGGTCCGCTCCGCGCAACGCGCCTATATCATCGGCGCCACGGTCGGCCAGACCAATATCGTGTTCTTCGATTCCGCCGGTCAGCAGATTGCGGCCTACGACATCGCGGTCAAGCGCGACCTCAACGGCGTGCGGGCCGCGCTGAAGCAGATCCTGCCCAATTCGGACATCCAGATCGACGGACTGGGCGACGGCATCGTCCTGACCGGCACGGCAGCGAATCCGATGGAGGCGCAGCAGGCCAACGAGCTCGCCGCGCGCCTGGCCGGCGGCGCCGACAAGGTGGTGAACTCGATCGTGGTACGGGGCCGCGATCAGGTGATGCTCAAGGTGACGGTGGCGGAAGTCCAGCGCAACATCGTCAAGCAGCTCGGCATCGACCTCTCAGCGAACCTCAACTACGGCACCTCGGTGGTGAGCTTCACCAACGCCAATCCGTTCACGGCTCTCGGCAAGAACCTCGTGGACGGCAACAACTTGACGACGAAGTTCGGCGCGGCACCGTCGGTGCAGGCCACCCTGCGCGCGATGGAAACCGCGGGCGTCATCCGCACGCTGGCCGAACCGAACCTGACCGCGATCTCCGGTGAATCGGCAACGTTCATCGCCGGCGGTGAATTCCCGGTCCCGGCCGGCTATGCGTGCGATCCCACCACGCATGTCTGCACCACCCAGATCAGCTTCAAGAAGTTCGGCATCTCGCTGAACTTCACCCCCGTGGTGCTGAGCGAGGGCAAGATCAGCCTGCGCGTGATGACGGAGGTCTCTGAGCTGTCGAACGAAAACGCAATCACGCTGTCGCAGGCGGTGACCACGTCGACGGTGAACTCGCTGACCGTGCCCTCGATCAGGACCCGCCGCGCGGAAACCTCGCTGGAAATCCCCTCCGGCGGCGCGATGGCGATGGCCGGCCTGATCCAGCAGCAGACCAAGCAGGCGATCAGCGGACTGCCCGGACTGATGCAGCTCCCGGTCCTCGGAACGCTGTTCCGCAGCCGCGACTTCGTCAACAACGCCACCGAGCTCTGCGTGATCGTGACGCCCTATGTCGTTCGCGCGGTGGCGCCGAAGGACCTGTCGCGGCCGGATGACGGCTTCGCCCCGCCGGTGGATCCTCAGGCCCAGCTGATTGGCAACATCAACCGCATCTACGGCGTGCCCGGCCGGACCGAGCCGGCCAAGAACTACCGCGGCACCTACGGCTTCATTACCGACTGA
- a CDS encoding Flp family type IVb pilin, which produces MKNLIARFAKDESGATAIEYGLIAAGIALAIITVVNNLGSTLNTKFSAISSSLK; this is translated from the coding sequence ATGAAGAACTTGATTGCGCGTTTCGCGAAGGATGAATCCGGCGCCACCGCCATCGAATACGGTCTGATCGCCGCCGGCATCGCGCTGGCCATCATCACCGTCGTCAACAATCTCGGCAGCACGCTGAACACCAAGTTCTCCGCGATCAGCAGCTCGCTGAAGTAA
- a CDS encoding sterol desaturase family protein: MSSLPMQVALMLGETIVKVVPVTLVLAAVFTVLEHFWACNPGAPWWRKREIVTDICYWFFVPVFARTMRIGLLIVGASVVFNIHDADELIAFYDNGHGPLSQLPVWVQALLFLVLSDFMLYWLHRLFHDGGFWKYHAIHHSSEEIGWISAARFHPINLMLGTIGVDVVLLMAGISPNIMIWVGPFTTFHSAFVHANLNWTFGPFKYVLATPVFHRWHHTPLEEGGNTNFAGTFPVWDVLFGTFRMPEGRLPQDYGKDEATIPKEIVGQLAYPFRR, encoded by the coding sequence ATGTCGAGCCTGCCCATGCAAGTCGCCCTGATGCTCGGCGAGACTATCGTAAAGGTCGTCCCCGTCACCTTGGTGCTCGCGGCGGTCTTCACCGTGCTCGAGCATTTCTGGGCCTGCAATCCCGGCGCGCCGTGGTGGCGCAAGCGGGAGATCGTCACCGACATCTGCTACTGGTTCTTCGTTCCGGTGTTCGCCCGGACCATGCGGATCGGACTTCTGATCGTCGGTGCCAGCGTCGTCTTCAACATCCACGATGCCGACGAGCTCATTGCCTTCTACGACAACGGCCACGGCCCGCTGTCGCAGCTGCCCGTGTGGGTGCAAGCCCTGCTGTTCCTGGTGCTGTCCGATTTCATGCTGTATTGGCTGCACCGGCTTTTCCACGACGGCGGCTTCTGGAAGTATCACGCCATCCACCATTCGTCGGAGGAGATCGGGTGGATCTCCGCGGCCCGCTTCCATCCCATCAATCTCATGCTCGGGACGATCGGCGTCGACGTCGTGCTGCTGATGGCCGGCATCTCCCCGAACATCATGATCTGGGTCGGCCCGTTCACCACCTTCCATTCGGCCTTCGTCCACGCCAACCTGAACTGGACTTTCGGACCCTTCAAATATGTGCTGGCAACGCCGGTGTTCCACCGTTGGCACCACACCCCGCTCGAAGAGGGCGGCAACACCAATTTCGCCGGGACGTTCCCGGTCTGGGACGTGCTGTTCGGTACCTTCCGCATGCCAGAGGGGCGCCTGCCGCAGGATTACGGCAAGGACGAAGCGACGATCCCGAAGGAGATCGTGGGCCAATTGGCCTACCCGTTCCGCCGCTAG